GGAAGCAGAACGGCGGCCCCAACGGCAAGGCCGACACGCCAAAGGCCAACGGCACGCCCGACGACGAGACGGACGAGGAGAAGGATTCCGACGAGGAGGACGAGGAGAAGGAGTCGGACGAATCGGACGAGAAGGAGGAGACTCCGAAGGTCGTGATCGACTTCGACGACATCCACGAGCGGATTCGCCGGGTATCGATTCCGAACTCGTCGGAAGGGGGATTGTTCTGGTCTCCGGATTCGAAGCGGCTGGCCTTCCGGGCGAACATCGACGGTCAGTCGGGGACGTACACGATTGAGCCGACGGGGGAACTCGCTCCGAAGCGATTGTCGAGCGAGACGCTGGGCGATCCTCGATGGTTGAAACAAGGCGATCTGATTGTCGGTAATCTGGAAGGAGTTCCGACGAGCATCGCGGGGTCGGGCAACTCGGTGTCGAAGTCCACCTTCTCGGCCCAGCAGGAACTCGACCGGGCAGCCAAGTACGGCGCGGCCTTCGACATGGCCTGGCGAACGATGCGAGATCGGTGGTACGACGAGAACCTCAACAACCGCAACTGGGACGCGATCCGGCGGAAGTACCTGGATCTGGCGGCGTCGAGCGTCGATCGGTCGATGTTCGCCGAGGTCGTTCGCCTGATGCTCGGTGAGCTGAAAGGCTCGCACCTGGGCTTCTCGCCGAGGGGCAACGACACGATCGAGCCCCTCCGGGGGGACTGGAGCATCTCGACCGCCCACCTCGGAGTGCGGTTCGATCCTGAGCACAAGGGCCCGGGCTTGAAGGTCCGCGATGTGGTGCCGGGCGGTCCGGCTGATCAGACCCGATCGGCGATCAAGCCGGGAGAACTCATCGTCGCCATCGACGGCCAGACGGTTGATCCCGACATGGACCTGACCCAGGTGCTCAACGGCCCCCTGGCCCGAGACATCACGCTGATGGTCCAGAACGTCGAAGGGGAGGAACGCTCGGTGACCGTGCGGCCGATTTCCTTTGGCGCGGCCCGAGCGTTGCTCTACGACGCCTGGGTGAAGGGGAACCGTCAGGCGGTGGAGGAGGCCAGCGAAGGGAAACTCGGTTATCTGCACATCCGGGCGATGAACGGGGCGAGCTTCTCGAAGTTCCAGGAAGAGCTGTATTCGGCCGCCGCGGGCAAGGAGGGGCTGATCATCGACGTTCGGGAGAACGGCGGCGGCTCGACGGCCGACCTGTTGCTCACGAGCCTGACGCAGCCATTTCACGCGATCACCGTTCCCCGAGGGGGGAACCCGGGCTATCCTCAGGATCGCAAGGTCTTTGCCTCCTGGTCTCGGCCGATTGTCGTGCTCTGCAACCAGAACAGCTTCAGCAATGCCGAGATCTTCAGCCACGCGATCAAGACCCTCGGCCGAGGGCAACTGGTCGGCGTGCCGACGGCCGGAGGGGTGGTCAGCACGGGGGCGACCTCGATCATGGACCTCGGCACCCTTCGTCTCCCGTTCCGAGGGTGGTACGTGGCCGGAACCGGTGAAGACATGGAACTCAACGGCGCCGTGCCCGATGTGATCATCTGGCCCGAGCCCGGCGAATGGCCCCGAGGCGACGATCGCCAGCTGGCCGAGGCGATCGAGCGACTCAAGCAAGACGTCTCTGAAGCGAAGAACCAGCCACAACCCGAGCTTCGCAAGGCGAGCGAACGGTGAGTTTCCGTTTCTTGTCGCTCGGACCGCTCGGAGTGAGGTCCGGCCCTCGTCCGTTGGACGTCGGTCCTCCCCCCCGTTCTCAGTTTCACCAATCCTCCCTTACCCTGTTTCTTGACTCTCGAGAAAGGTCTTCACGTCGATGACTCTGAATTACGGTCCCCCCCTGCTCCGCCTGGTGTCTCTGGGGCTGCTGGTTGCGACGGTGTCTCCCGCCGTCGGGCAGGACGCGCTGCCCAAGGCGGAGGAGGTGCTTGCGAAGTCGATCGAGGCCACAGGAGGCGAGGCGGCCTACAAGGCGCTGAGCACCCGCAAGGTCACCGGCACGATTGAGTTCGTTGGTGCCGGTTTGAAGGGGAAGCTAAGCCTTGAGCAGCAAGCTCCGAACAGCATGAAGACGTCTCTGGAACTGGAGAACGTCGGCACATTCTTGCAAGGCACCGATGGAACGATTGCCTATGAGATCAACCCGGTCAGCGGTGAGCGGGTCCTCGAAGGGGCTGAGAAGGCGGCCTTCCTGCGTGAGGCAGCCTTTTACTCTGACCTCGAATGGCAGGACTACTACGAAGCGGCCGAGACCAAGGAGATCATGGAGGTTGACGGCACCAAGTGCTACGTGGTGGCCATGACCCCGAAGGAGGGTCGGGTCGAAACGCGGTTCTATGCCGTCGATTCGGGTCTGCTGGTGAAGTCTCGCCGGATCGTCGAGTCGCCGATGGGTGAGATTCCGGTCGAGTCGATCGTGAGCGACTACCGAGAGGTCGACGGCCTGAAGATTCCGTTCGTCAGCACCGAGGTGCTCCTTGGCCAGGAGGTGAAGACCACGATCCAGACCGTCGAGCATGGCGTGGACTTCCCGGAAGGCACCTTCGCCATTCCCGAGGCCATCAAGAACCGCGCTGGCGCTCGCTGAGCGATCGACGGCCAATGGCCCCAGCACGCTCAAGCCTGGGATGTTGCAGAAACGGCCGGGGAGCTCACAGCTCCTCGGCCGATTTTCGTTCCGAGGTCGCCCTGGTTTCTGAGTGTCGGGAGGATTGGTTCGAAGGGGAGCAAGGCCTGGCCCGGGATTTGCGGTTTCGTCGATCAGACATCCTGGGTTATCGAGTTCAATAAAAACGTTCCGACTGCCCGGGACCGTCTTCGGTCCGAGGCAGGAGTGGTATGCAATGACCTTTCGAGAATCGCTGGAGGAGCATCTCCGCGCGATCAAGTCGCGTGATCTGCCCTCTCTGATGATGACGCTCCCTGAGGGGGAGCTGACGCTGATTCGGCCCGATGGCCGGTGCCTTCGCTCGGTCGACGAGTATGTCGCCCTGTACCGTGACTGGTTCGCGTCCTCGACCTGGACGATCGAGACCCGGCTCGAAGAATTGACCGAGTGCGACGCCCTGGGCCTGGCGATTGTGCATGTGACGTACCGCGATGAGCCTCCCGACCGCGATCGGTGGCTGCAACGCGCGTTCCACACCTTCGCCTTTGCCCGAGAGGGCAGCCGGTGGGTCTTGATTCACGATCAGGCGACCCCCATCCAGCCCCTCGACTCACCGTGACAGGGAAAGAGACCATCGGGGGCGATCCTCGGTCGGCTGCTCTGGACGATCGAAGGGGTAAAGGGGCAAGATAGGGTCTTCGTTCCGTCTCGTGAATCACCGAGACCTGGCAACCGATGCGCGTCTGCACCCGCTCGGCACCGAAGCATCGGCCTCTGCGTTCGGCACCCCCAGAGCACCACCGAGATGCACCCAAGACACGCCTCCCTTTTCGCGATGGCCACCCTGGCCCTGGTCGCGTCGGTTTCGACCCTGAGCTTTGCTCAGAACGAGCCGAGGACCCCCCAGATTCCGGACCTGAAGGTCGAAACCTACACCTTGCCCAACGGCCTGGAGGTCATCCTTCACGAGGACCACACGACGCCAGTGGTCGCCGTGAACATCTGGTACAAGGTCGGCTCGAAGAACGAAGCCGAAGGACGCACCGGCTTCGCTCACCTGTTCGAGCACCTGATGTTCCAGGGCTCGGAGAATTACAACAACGAGTACTTCGCCCCGCTCGAACCGCTCGGCGCCCGGATCAACGGCAGCACGACGACGGACCGGACGAACTACTTTGAGACGGTCCCGAGCAACGCGCTGGAACTGGCGCTTTGGCTCGAAGCCGACCGCATGGGCTTTCTGCTGCCCGCATTGACCCAGGAGTCGCTCGACAACCAGCGCGACGTGGTCAAGAACGAGCGCCGGCAGCGAGTCGATAATGTCCCCTACGGTCAGGTCTCCGAACGGATGCTCGCGGCCCTCTACCCCGAGGGACACCCGTACCACCATAGCGTCATCGGCTCGATGGAGGACCTGTCGGCCGCTTCGCTCGAAGATGTGAAAAACTTCTTCCGTACCTATTACAATCCAAATAACGCCAGCCTGTGCATTGCGGGCGACTTTGACCCGGCCGAGGCCAAGCAGCTCGTCGAACGCTACTTCGGCGCGATTCCGAAAGGGCCGGAAGTCGAGCGGACCCCGCAACAGGTTCCCGAGCTGGAGGCCCCGGTGAATCTGGCGATCACCGACCGCGTCTCGTTGCCCCGCCTCTACCTGACCTGGCCGACCGTTCCCGAAGGCCATGAGGACGAGGAAGCGCTTAACGTGCTTTCCGCCGTGCTCGGTCAGCTTGACAAGGAAAGCCGCCTGGAAAAGGCCTTGATCTATGATGAGTCGGTCGCCAGTCAGGTGTTCGCGTACCACAGCACCGGGGCGGTCTCGGGCACCTTCAACGTGATCGCCACGGGCAAACCCGACAGTGACCTGAACGACCTGGCCGCCCGGATTGAGGCCGAAATCGAGCGACTCCAGCAAGACGGCCCGACCGAGGACGAGGTGATCAAGGCTCAGAACACGACCGAGAGCAGCCTGATCTTCGGGCTTCAGGCTGTTGGTACGCGGGCCGACTTCTTCAATGCCAACAACGTCGCCTTCGGCGATCCGCTCGCGTATCGGGAACAGTTGCAGAAGCTCTTTGACGTGCGTGCCGACGATGTCCGCCGCGTGGCTCAGAAGTATCTGACCCCCAACCGCGTTCGGATGGACGTGACCCCCGGCGCACCGACCGAGCGGGCCCCCGAGGTCTTCGTCAACGCTGCTCCGGTCGAAATCGTGCCGGATGATGAGCCGATCGTCGAGGAATTCGATCGCTCGATCATGCCGACCCTGGGCGACGCCCCTGAGTTCTCGCCGCCTCCCGTTGAGCGTCGGACGCTCGACAACGGCCTGGAATTGCTGGTGGTCAACCGCCCCGAACTGCCGATCCTGACCCTTCAGCTGGTAGTCAAGGGAGGGGCCACGCTCGTTCCCGAAGGTCAGGACGGCGTGGCCGAGCTGACGGCAAACCTGCTCACCGAAGGGACGGCGACCCGAGACGCCCAGGAACTAGCCGGTGAGCTGTCTCGCCTCGGAGCGTCGATCAGCGCCTCGGCGGGCATGGAGCAGATGGGCGTCTCGCTCTCGACCCTGACGAAGCATACCGACGCGGCCTTGGCGCTGTTTGCCGATGTCGTCCTGAATCCTGCCTTCCGCGAGAGCGACCTGGAACGGCAGCGGGCGTTGCTCCTTTCCGGTCTGCTCCGTCGCCGGGATAGTGCCGAGGGGATTGCCTCGCTCGTCTTCCCGAGCCTGCTCTATGGAGACGATCACCCGTACGGCCGCCAGGTCTCCGGAACGCTGGAGACGGTGCCGGCGATTTCCAGAGAGGATATCGTCGCGTTCCACTCCCGTTTGTTCCGGCCGAACAATGCGGCGTTGATCGTCGTCGGCGACACGACGGCCGATGCGATCATCGAACGGCTCGGCCAGGCAGCCATCGGCGACTGGAAGGCGGGCGACGCCCCTTCACTTTCGCTTCCGAATCCGGAGCCGGCTCCGAAGGATACGCTTTACGTGGTCGACCGTCCCGAGTCGGCGCAATCGGTGCTGGCGGTTGGCCAGATCGGTCTCTCGCGTGATACGCCCGACTACTTCCCGGTCACCTTGATGAACGCCGTGCTCGGCGGCCAGTTCTCCAGCCGGATCAACCTGAACTTGCGCGAGGACAAGGGCTACACGTACGGCGCCCGGACCTCCTTCTCGTTCCGACGAGGCCCCGGCCCCTTCTCGGCCAGCACCTCGGTTCAGACGGCCGTCACGGCCCCGGCTCTGGTTGAGCTGTACAAGGAGCTGACCGAGATTCGAGGCGATCGCCCCGTGACCGAGAAGGAACTGGCCGATGCGAAGGGCCGACTGATCCTTGGCTTCCCCGGCGACTTCGAGACGACCGGCGGCGTGGCCTCTCAGGTGGTGGATCTGGTGCTTTACAACCTGCCCGACGACTACTTCACCACCTATCAGGACAAGGTCGAAGCCGTCACTCCTGAGCAGGTCCAGCAGGCCGCCCAAACACACCTGATCCCCGACCGCATGACCCTGCTGGTCGTTGGAGACGTTGATGCCATCGCCTCCTCGCTGGAGGAGCTTCCCTTCGTTCCCTCCCTGACGCAGCTTGACCCCGACGGCAACCCCGTCGAGCCTGCCGCCACGGGCGCGGGTGAGGAGCGCTAATCGAACGAGCCGAGATCTGGTTCCACGGGGTGGCCGAACCGTGCGCTCTGACGGGAGTGCACGGTTCGACACCCTTGTTATTGAACGTGTAATTCGGTAAAAAACTACGCTGCCCTTTGCTCTGCGTTGGATGGCAGCCCGAGGAATGATTCTGATCCTTGATCTTTCGAATCATTCACCTCAGCTTGCTCCGAACGAATCGATTGATCGACGTTTCCAACCGTGATTGGAAGGGTCGAGCCGTTCGCCTCGTGATGTCTCGGGCGCGCGTGTTGAGCGATCGGCCGGGCTTTGCCGGTCGCGAGATGCGTCGACCCCCGCTCGATGATCTTGAGCAAGCGTGAACCTTCACCATGTCCTGAGAGGACCTGATGCGAAACGATTGGAGTCGAAAGCTTCAAACTGCGGTGCTGATGAGCCTGGGAATCGCGAGCCTGGGTCTCAGCATTGGTTGTGATAATCCTCAATTCGAGGCGGGCACCGTTAAGGTCGATCCTCGAGGTCAAGAGGCCGAACCCGAGGCCCCTGCCCCGATTGACCCGAGCACGCGAGAAACCTCTGAAGGCGGTGAACGCTAACAGCGGTCCGTACGTTCCCACCAAGCGATCGCTGATCCTTTTCTCGGAACCGCGCTGGGCCTACCTCTCCTCCTCCTCTCCCCTCAGGCTCTGGGCTACCGTGGCATCGCTGACTTGCATTCGTTCGATTCGTTCCCACCCTGATCGCCTATTTTGAGAGGATATCCTGACCATGAGGATCTTGCTGAAGCACGCCGATCGCTCGCGAGAGCGACGAGCGTTTACCCTGATTGAACTGCTGGTCGTCATTGCCATTATCGGCGTCTTGATTGCGTTGCTCTTGCCTGCTGTTCAGTCGGCGCGTGAGGCCGCGCGGCGTGCCCAGTGCACGAATAACCTGAAGCAGCTTGCACTGGCCTTGCACAATTATGTTGATGTCAATTCGGTGTTCCCGGCCAGTGCCCTGAATGTCCGAGACTGGCCTTCGGCCACGCTCACGCGAGAGAACACCAGCGTTTTCGTCCGTCTGGCGCCTTACATCGAGCAACAGAATGTGTACAACTCGATGAACTTCAACCTGCGCTGGATCCACGGCGAGAATACGACGGTTGCCGGTGCGGGTAACTCGGTGCTGTGGTGCCCCAGCGATGGAGAGGTGTCGAATACCCAGGGGATTACCGGGATTTACCGCGTTCCTTCGGGAACCGTGGTCCCTCAGGCGTACACGAGCTATGCGGCGAGTGTGGGAACGTGGTACCTCCGCCTCAGCCCGAGCGCCGACGGTGCCCTGTATGCCGGCAGGAAGAACAGCCTGAACGGCGTGATTTTCCACGATTCCACCGTTTCCATGGCTGATATTCGCGACGGTACAAGCAACACCATCGTGATGGGAGAGCACGGGCACGCGTATCTTGATGCCGCGTCCATCAACTCATATCACTTCTGGAACTCGGGATTCCACCAGGACACGATGTTCGAGTCGTACCACCCGATCAACCCGCATCGTCGAGGGATTACGGGGCTGAGCAGCGCCTTTCCTCGTCAGGCATCGAGCTTTCACCCCGGCGGTGCGATGTTTGCCTTTGCCGACGGGTCGGTCAAGTTCCTGAAGGACACGATCGACTCCTGGACGATTGACCCCGCGACGGGAGATCCGGTCGGCACGGCCTGGGATAGCTCGGTCCGTCATTACCGGTTTGTTCCGGGGGCCCGGATTCCGGTCTACCAGGCCTTGACCACGCGCAAGGGTGGCGAGGTAATCAGCGCAGACCAGTTCTGAGCGGTTCGGACGTCTGCGAAGGGCATGCCTTCGAGGCAGAGTCGGAGGCATGCCGTTGTCGAAATGCTCGAACACGTCCAACGTTGATCAGGACGAGCGGGGAGGTTCCCTGGAGAATCTAGGGAGACCTTCGGGGATCGACGTGGACGATCGCACGTTCCATCAAGTCTCGCCCCGCCTCCAGTGCTCGGCGTTGCCAGGAGGGATCGGCGGGAATGAATGCCTCGCGGAGGCGAGCGACGGCCTGCCGTCTGGCGGGGCTGTTGTGATCGGCGAAGTGGAAGGCCTGATTCTCGGCCCGAAGCGCGGAAAGCACGGTGATCGCCGGATAGGTGCCAAACTCGGCGCAGGCGTAATCGTAAGTGCATCGACCGACGCCGAAGCGGTGGGCACACCAATCGCCCAGTGATCCGCGTGTCTGGTAAGCGACTCCGTCGGCATCCATCGGCGAAAGGCGATCGGTGCCGAACGTCTCGACAAATCGACGGCAGGTGGGAGACGATCGCGGTGCGTGGATCAGGAGGGTCTCGGTGTTCCAGGGGCCAAGACCGGTATGAACATCGAGGTGAATGACTCGCCGAGCGGGTTCGATCAGCGCGGGGAGATGATTTTCCAGGATGCGGGACGTGAGCGATGCCCCGTGTCCGCCGAAGAAGAGGCCGCGAGGGTAATCGTACTGGCCTCCGGCAATCGCCTGTTTCACCGCCGGCATGCCGTAGCGTGAGCGAGTCCACAAGGCCCGAGGCTGAAACGTCAGGGCATCCCAAGGGCCCGGAGGCGCTGCCGGGTTAAGCAGTGGATCGAGCGTTCCGTAGAGGGGAGGGCTGCCCTGGTAGGGTTCCCCCGGTTGGAGAAAGTTGCGGTTCAGATCGATATTCTCGGCGTCAAACCGCCTGCCGGTGGCGAAGCCGAACGGATTGAGGGCGTGGATCATCAGGATCGCCACCCCGGAGGGAAGCTGACGCGGGCCGTTTCCTTCGAGCCAGCGCGACTGGATGGCCGAGCCGAGCGGCCCCTCGACGCCATGCAGGCCGCTCGACAGGAAGACCAGACCCTCTGCGTCCTCGGGACCGAGGCGTGCGGTGTCGATCGTCAGATCGTCTTCCACCGGGCCGAGAGTCCAGGAGTCGCTCGCGGCTCCGGCCTGGATCGCGGCTCGGCGGAACCGATCGCGAGCGGCGGTGTAATCGGTCGAGATCGGAGCGTCGCGGTGACTGAGCATGGCGATTGCCCTCAAAGAATCAGCATCGCATCGCCGTAGCTATAAAAGCGATAGCGTTGATGGACGGCCTCGGCATACGCGTTCCGGATCAGCTCGACCCCCGCAAGGGCAGAGACGAGGACGAGCAAGCTGCTTCTCGGGAGGTGGAAATTGGTGATGAGGGAATCGACCCCCCGGATGGGAACTCCGGGATGGAGATAGATGTTTGTCTGGCCGGTGTAGGGGCGAAAGGTCCCGCTCTCGTCCACACAGGTTTCGAGCACTCGCGTGGCCGTGGTGCCGACGGCGACAATCCGACCGCCGGCCGACCGTCTTGCGTTGAGCCGCCTGGACACGGCGGGAGAGAGAGAGACCCATTCGGCGTGCAGTTCGTGATCCTCGATCCGGTCGGCCTTGATCGGGCGGAAGGTGCCAGGTCCGACGTGTAAGGTCAGATCGGCCACCTCGACATCAAGCGAACGAATTCGATCAAAGATGCCTCCCGTGAAGTGAAGCCCCGCCGTCGGCGCGGCGACCGAACCGGGGGCCGAGGCATAAACGGTCTGGTAACGCTCGCGGTCTTCGGGGGTGTCGGCTTCGCGGTGGATGTAAGGTGGCAGCGGAATGTGGCCGTAGGAGTCGAGCAGGTCGAACGTTGGTCGGAGGTCGAGAGCTCTGGCGAGCCAGTGGCCGTCGTCGAGTCGTTCGAGCAGTTGCAGGCGCAAGCCGCCATCGATCAGAATGTGCTCCCCCGGTTGAGGACGGCCGCGGGTCTGGGTCATCAGTTCCCAGACGTTGCGATCGTGCTCGCGGAGGTAGAGCCCTTCCCATCGCCCGCCGGTGGCTTCGCGGCGGCCGAGCAACCGTGCGGGCACGACCTTCGAATCATTCCGCACGAGAATGTCGCCCGTGCGGAGCAGGTCAGGAACGTCGGCGAAAACCCGGTGCTCGATCGTCCCTGAGTCTCGATGGACGACCATCAAGCGTGACTGGTCGCGACGGTCGGCCGGGTGCTGGGCGATCAGGTCATTGGGCAGGTGAAAGTCGAAATCGTGGGTATGCATGAGTGGTCAGGACGCTCCAGCCTCGATCTCCTCGAACGTCTGGTTTCCGATCGGATAGGAGGCCCAATCCTTGAAGTCAAAATGCCACCATTCGTTGTTGATGACGGTGAACCCCTGCGCTTCCATCGCCCGACGCAGCAAGCGCCGATGCCATCGCTGACGAGACGTGCCGCCGAAGTAATGCGCCCCACCTCGATCGGAGAACTCGTCGTAGCCGCCAACCATCGAAACGGGTTTGCCCGTGGATCGATCATAGAGTGTGAGGTCGACGGCGCAGCCCCGGTTGTGTTTCGACCCGCTGGCGGGATTGGCGACGAACCCGCGCGATTCTTCGGGGGTTGCGTCGTAAAACATCTTCGTGACGTACCAGGGGCGGTAGGCGTCGTGAATCAAGAGCC
This genomic interval from Tautonia rosea contains the following:
- a CDS encoding nuclear transport factor 2 family protein → MTFRESLEEHLRAIKSRDLPSLMMTLPEGELTLIRPDGRCLRSVDEYVALYRDWFASSTWTIETRLEELTECDALGLAIVHVTYRDEPPDRDRWLQRAFHTFAFAREGSRWVLIHDQATPIQPLDSP
- a CDS encoding M16 family metallopeptidase — its product is MHPRHASLFAMATLALVASVSTLSFAQNEPRTPQIPDLKVETYTLPNGLEVILHEDHTTPVVAVNIWYKVGSKNEAEGRTGFAHLFEHLMFQGSENYNNEYFAPLEPLGARINGSTTTDRTNYFETVPSNALELALWLEADRMGFLLPALTQESLDNQRDVVKNERRQRVDNVPYGQVSERMLAALYPEGHPYHHSVIGSMEDLSAASLEDVKNFFRTYYNPNNASLCIAGDFDPAEAKQLVERYFGAIPKGPEVERTPQQVPELEAPVNLAITDRVSLPRLYLTWPTVPEGHEDEEALNVLSAVLGQLDKESRLEKALIYDESVASQVFAYHSTGAVSGTFNVIATGKPDSDLNDLAARIEAEIERLQQDGPTEDEVIKAQNTTESSLIFGLQAVGTRADFFNANNVAFGDPLAYREQLQKLFDVRADDVRRVAQKYLTPNRVRMDVTPGAPTERAPEVFVNAAPVEIVPDDEPIVEEFDRSIMPTLGDAPEFSPPPVERRTLDNGLELLVVNRPELPILTLQLVVKGGATLVPEGQDGVAELTANLLTEGTATRDAQELAGELSRLGASISASAGMEQMGVSLSTLTKHTDAALALFADVVLNPAFRESDLERQRALLLSGLLRRRDSAEGIASLVFPSLLYGDDHPYGRQVSGTLETVPAISREDIVAFHSRLFRPNNAALIVVGDTTADAIIERLGQAAIGDWKAGDAPSLSLPNPEPAPKDTLYVVDRPESAQSVLAVGQIGLSRDTPDYFPVTLMNAVLGGQFSSRINLNLREDKGYTYGARTSFSFRRGPGPFSASTSVQTAVTAPALVELYKELTEIRGDRPVTEKELADAKGRLILGFPGDFETTGGVASQVVDLVLYNLPDDYFTTYQDKVEAVTPEQVQQAAQTHLIPDRMTLLVVGDVDAIASSLEELPFVPSLTQLDPDGNPVEPAATGAGEER
- a CDS encoding DUF1559 domain-containing protein; this translates as MRILLKHADRSRERRAFTLIELLVVIAIIGVLIALLLPAVQSAREAARRAQCTNNLKQLALALHNYVDVNSVFPASALNVRDWPSATLTRENTSVFVRLAPYIEQQNVYNSMNFNLRWIHGENTTVAGAGNSVLWCPSDGEVSNTQGITGIYRVPSGTVVPQAYTSYAASVGTWYLRLSPSADGALYAGRKNSLNGVIFHDSTVSMADIRDGTSNTIVMGEHGHAYLDAASINSYHFWNSGFHQDTMFESYHPINPHRRGITGLSSAFPRQASSFHPGGAMFAFADGSVKFLKDTIDSWTIDPATGDPVGTAWDSSVRHYRFVPGARIPVYQALTTRKGGEVISADQF
- a CDS encoding M14 family metallopeptidase; its protein translation is MLSHRDAPISTDYTAARDRFRRAAIQAGAASDSWTLGPVEDDLTIDTARLGPEDAEGLVFLSSGLHGVEGPLGSAIQSRWLEGNGPRQLPSGVAILMIHALNPFGFATGRRFDAENIDLNRNFLQPGEPYQGSPPLYGTLDPLLNPAAPPGPWDALTFQPRALWTRSRYGMPAVKQAIAGGQYDYPRGLFFGGHGASLTSRILENHLPALIEPARRVIHLDVHTGLGPWNTETLLIHAPRSSPTCRRFVETFGTDRLSPMDADGVAYQTRGSLGDWCAHRFGVGRCTYDYACAEFGTYPAITVLSALRAENQAFHFADHNSPARRQAVARLREAFIPADPSWQRRALEAGRDLMERAIVHVDPRRSP
- the queA gene encoding tRNA preQ1(34) S-adenosylmethionine ribosyltransferase-isomerase QueA, whose protein sequence is MHTHDFDFHLPNDLIAQHPADRRDQSRLMVVHRDSGTIEHRVFADVPDLLRTGDILVRNDSKVVPARLLGRREATGGRWEGLYLREHDRNVWELMTQTRGRPQPGEHILIDGGLRLQLLERLDDGHWLARALDLRPTFDLLDSYGHIPLPPYIHREADTPEDRERYQTVYASAPGSVAAPTAGLHFTGGIFDRIRSLDVEVADLTLHVGPGTFRPIKADRIEDHELHAEWVSLSPAVSRRLNARRSAGGRIVAVGTTATRVLETCVDESGTFRPYTGQTNIYLHPGVPIRGVDSLITNFHLPRSSLLVLVSALAGVELIRNAYAEAVHQRYRFYSYGDAMLIL